One window from the genome of Cottoperca gobio chromosome 15, fCotGob3.1, whole genome shotgun sequence encodes:
- the zmiz1a gene encoding zinc finger MIZ domain-containing protein 1a produces the protein MNTLPSMDRHIQQTNDRLQCIKQHLQNPTNFHSAATELLDWCGDPRAFQRPFEQSLMGCLTVVSRVAAQQGYDLDLGYRLLAVCAANRDKFTPKSAALLSSWCEELGRLLLLRHQKSRQNEPQGKVPMQPSMNSMKPGLTHSDGSFPYDSVPWQQNTSQPPGSLSVVTTVWGVTNTSQSQVLGNPMANSNNPMNPGGNPMGSGLSASAAGLNSPQFNAQQQQFPNKGGSNQQYMQQGMYGRPGYPGGPGGYSGSYSGGPNPSQGGMGLTSHSRSPGDFTQPAAAAAAAAVAAAAATATATATATVAALHETQNKDMNQYGQMCSSFQMGPTQAYNSQFMNQPGPRGPPGGMNPASMGSGMNNPNMSGPPMGMNQARTPGMVPFGAHGQRMPQQGYPGGPRQGMPMQGMKRPYPGEASYGGQQYGPNTQFPPQQGQYPTSNPSRPLPSPNYPGQRMPGQQSQGQYPPGMPMGQYYKQEPFNGQSTNFSGGGYSYGQGNGPPRPGNYPHSPVPGNPTPPMTPGSSIPPYLSPNQDVKPPFPPDLKPNMTALPPPPSNPNEELRLTFPVRDGVVLEPFRLEHNLAVSNHVFHLRPSVHQTLMWRSDLELQFKCYHHEDRQMNTNWPASVQVSVNATPLTIERGDNKTSHKPLHLKHVCQPGRNTIQITVTACCCSHLFVLQLVHRPSVRSVLQGLLKKRLLPAEHCITKVKRNFSSVAASAGSTTLNGEDGVEQTAIKVSLKCPITFRRIQLPARGHDCKHVQCFDLESYLQLNCERGTWRCPVCNKTALLEGLEVDQYMWGILNAIQNSEFEEVTIDPTCSWRPVPIKSELHIKEDPDGPLAKRFKTMSPSQMTMPNVMEMIAQLGPGTGPGPWARNSYHSQGNFDFPHGNPSGGGGGGCPPMNDFIHGPQLSHPPDGPGGLLSQDKPLNHGMNDAMSHPDQSHNSMQQSLHASPHPGSQSGPPLHHSGQSGPSLHHSGQSGPPLHHSGQPSQPPRQSQPQPHPQQPGPNGHPHSDLNFNPSSDGQMCQGVQDMPEPSLDLLPELANPDELLSYLDPPDLPSNSNDDLLSLFENN, from the exons ATGAACACGTTACCATCAATGGACCGGCACATCCAGCAGACCAATGACAGGCTGCAGTGCATCAAACAG CACTTACAGAACCCGACCAACTTCCACTCAGCCGCCACAGAGCTGCTCGACTGGTGTGGAGATCCCCGGGCCTTCCAGCGACCTTTCGAGCAAAGTCTCATGGGATGTCTGACG GTGGTGAGTCGCGTCGCTGCTCAGCAGGGGTATGACCTGGACCTGGGCTACAGGTTGCTGGCTGTGTGTGCTGCCAACAGGGACAAATTCACTCCCAAGTCTGCAG CCCTGCTGTCGTCGTGGTGCGAGGAGCTGGGTCGTCTCCTCCTGCTGCGTCACCAGAAGAGCAGGCAGAACGAACCGCAGGGGAAAGTCCCCATGCAGCCCAGCATGAACAGCATGAAGCCCGGCCTCACACACAG TGATGGATCCTTTCCCTATGACTCTGTCCCCTGGCAACAAAACACCAGCCAGCCCCCCGGGTCATTGTCTGTGGTTACAACAGTGTGGGGCGTGACCAATACGTCACAGAGCCAG GTGCTAGGTAACCCAATGGCGAATAGCAATAACCCTATGAATCCTGGAGGTAACCCTATGGGATCGGGTCTGTCTGCCAGCGCGGCAGGGCTCAACTCTCCCCAGTTCAATGCTCAGCAGCAACAGTTTCCAAACAAAGGAGGCTCCAACCAACAGTACATGCAGCAGGGCATGTACGGCAGGCCTGGCTACCCTGGAGGTCCTGGGGGATACAGCGGGAG TTACTCTGGAGGCCCAAACCCCTCTCAAGGAGGTATGGGACTGACCTCCCACTCACGTTCTCCTGGTGACTTCACTCAGCCCGCCgccgctgcagcagctgctgctgtcgcTGCAGCTGCTGCCACGGCAACGGCCACAGCAACAGCCACGGTGGCAGCTCTGCATGAAACTCAGAATAAAGATATGAACCAGTATGGACAG ATGTGTTCTTCGTTCCAAATGGGCCCCACACAGGCCTACAATAGCCAGTTCATGAACCAGCCAGGCCCACGAGGCCCTCCTGGAGGTATGAATCCAGCCAGCATGGGATCAGGCATGAACAACCCCAATATGAGTGGGCCTCCCATGGGCATGAACCAGGCTCGAACCCCAGGCATGGTGCCCTTTGGAGCTCACGGCCAAAGGATGCCTCAGCAAGGGTATCCCGGAGGACCTCGACAGGGCATGCCCATGCAGGGGATGAAGAGGCCATATCCTGGAGAG GCAAGTTACGGAGGTCAGCAGTACGGGCCGAACACTCAGTTCCCACCACAGCAGGGCCAGTACCCCACATCGAACCCCTCCAGGCCGCTGCCATCTCCAAACTACCCCGGTCAGAGGATGCCAGGGCAGCAGAGCCAAGGACAGTACCCGCCTGGCATGCCCATGGGCCAGTACTACAAG CAAGAGCCCTTCAATGGTCAGAGCACCAACTTCTCTGGAGGCGGATACTCCTATGGCCAAGGCAACGGG CCCCCGAGGCCGGGTAACTACCCCCACTCCCCGGTCCCTGGAAACCCCACACCACCTATGACCCCAGGAAGTAGTATTCCTCCGTACCTGTCGCCAAACCAGGATGTGAAGCCCCCGTTTCCACCCGACTTGAAACCAAATATGACAGCACTTCCGCCCCCTCCGA GTAACCCCAATGAGGAGCTGAGGCTAACGTTCCCAGTCAGAGATGGAGTAGTGCTGGAGCCGTTCCGCTTGGAGCACAACCTGGCTGTCAGTAACCATGTCTTCCACCTTCGACCCTCTGTCCACCAGACCCTCATGTGGAG GTCAGACCTTGAGCTCCAGTTTAAGTGCTACCACCATGAAGACAGGCAGATGAACACCAACTGGCCCGCCTCCGTCCAGGTCAGTGTCAACGCCACGCCCCTCACCATCGAGAGAGGAGACAACAAAACCTCCCACAAACCCTTGCACCTGAAGCACGTATGCCAACCTGGAAGAAACACCATCCAGATTACAGTCACCGCCTGCTGTTGT TCCCACctgtttgtgctgcagctggTCCACAGGCCATCTGTGCGATCCGTCCTCCAGGGGCTCCTGAAGAAAAGACTCCTTCCTGCAGAACACTGCATCACCAAGG TTAAGAGGAACTTCAGCAGCGTGGCGGCCTCGGCAGGCAGCACCACTCTTAACGGGGAGGACGGTGTGGAGCAGACGGCCATTAAGGTGTCGCTGAAATGTCCCATTACTTTCCGACGCATCCAGCTACCCGCACGAGGGCATGATTGCAAACATGTCCAG TGCTTTGACTTGGAGTCCTACTTGCAGCTCAACTGTGAGAGGGGGACATGGAGGTGTCCTGTGTGCAA TAAAACAGCATTATTAGAAGGTCTGGAAGTGGACCAGTACATGTGGGGAATCCTCAATGCTATCCAAAA TTCAGAGTTTGAGGAGGTCACTATAGACCCTACGTGTAGCTGGCGACCCGTCCCCATAAAATCGGAGCTACACATCAAAGAGGACCCTGACGGGCCACTTGCCAAGCGCTTTAAAACCATGAGCCCCAGTCAGATGACCATGCCCAATGTGATGGAGATGATCGCCCAGCTAGGGCCTGGCACAGGACCCGGACCCTGGGCCC GCAATAGTTACCACAGCCAAGGGAACTTTGACTTCCCTCACGGGAACCCctctggtggtggaggtggaggatgtCCCCCTATGAACGACTTCATCCATGGCCCCCAGCTCTCCCACCCTCCAGATGGTCCTGGTGGTCTCCTCTCCCAGGACAAGCCCCTTAACCACGGCATGAATGATGCA ATGTCCCATCCCGATCAGTCCCATAACTCCATGCAGCAGAGCTTGCATGCGTCTCCCCACCCTGGCAGCCAATCAGGGCCGCCCTTACATCACAGTGGCCAGTCAGGGCCGTCCTTACACCACAGTGGCCAGTCAGGGCCGCCCTTGCATCACAGTGGCCAACCATCGCAACCGCCTCGCCAGTCGCAGCCTCAGCCTCATCCTCAGCAGCCTGGGCCGAACGGCCACCCCCACAGCGATCTGAACTTTAACCCCTCCTCAGATGGCCAGATGTGTCAGGGAGTCCAGGATATGCCTGAACCCTCCCTGGAT CTGCTTCCAGAGCTGGCCAACCCAGACGAGTTACTATCATACCTGGACCCTCCCGACCTTCCCTCAAACAGCAACGACgaccttctctccctctttgagAACAACTAG
- the ppifa gene encoding peptidylprolyl isomerase Fa, translating to MLRIKNRVRYSAPGVAAAKLFSSGNDKNPVVFLDIEADSEPLGRITIELNADVVPKTAANFRALCTGEPGFGFKGSVFHRVIPEFMCQGGDFTHHNGTGGKSIYGKTFRDENFKLKHTGPGTLSMANSGPNTNGSQFFICTSKTEWLDGKHVVFGQVKEGMDVVTKMESFGLHDGGVIKTIVITDCGEMK from the exons ATGTTACGAATAAAAAACCGCGTGAGATACAGCGCCCCGGGCGTCGCCGCTGCGAAGCTGTTTTCCTCCGGTAACGACAAGAACCCCGTCGTGTTTCTGGACATCGAGGCCGACAGTGAGCCTCTTGGAAGAATAACTATTGAG TTGAATGCAGACGTAGTGCCAAAGACTGCAG CAAACTTCAGAGCACTGTGCACGGGGGAACCTGGCTTTGGATTCAAGGGCTCTGTGTTTCACAGGGTCATACCTGAGTTCATGTGTCAG GGGGGAGATTTCACCCACCACAATGGCACAGGAGGGAAATCTATATATGGGAAGACATTCAGAGATGAAAacttcaaattaaaacacaccGGGCCAG GAACGCTTTCAATGGCGAATTCAGGGCCAAACACCAACGGCTCCCAGTTCTTCATCTGTACGTCTAAAACTGAATG GCTTGATGGTAAACACGTGGTGTTCGGCCAGGTGAAGGAAGGTATGGACGTGGTCACTAAGATGGAATCGTTTGGTTTACATGACGGTGGAGTGATTAAGACAATTGTCATCACCGACTGCGGGGAGATGAAATAA